The DNA region GGAGGTAACGCTCTCGCCATTGCGCTATCACTACCAGCACCGCGCCGAGCTCGAGGTCGTCGTCCAAACTGGCAACGGCCGGGCCAGCGCCTTCGACGGCCTGATCAGCACCATCGGAGCAGCGCTGGAAGCTGACCGGACGCTCGGCGGGCTCTGCGACTGGGTCGAACCGGAGGCCCCGGCCTCGGTCGATCTGGCCGTCGATGGCGCGGCGGCGCTG from Paracoccus aminovorans includes:
- a CDS encoding acyl-CoA transferase encodes the protein MPTTYETILAALHARLQPLAAVTLRDEVLPERIPAAGLIILRDGQPGEPEVTLSPLRYHYQHRAELEVVVQTGNGRASAFDGLISTIGAALEADRTLGGLCDWVEPEAPASVDLAVDGAAALKAAVITVVLHYTTTGPLA